From Nguyenibacter vanlangensis, one genomic window encodes:
- a CDS encoding amine dehydrogenase large subunit → MSADRRRGTNRVPAAPVTSPRPGGPCRKIAAALAVSCLLGAAAPHDAARAADPILQTEESDIVKLSPGGPHRVLIEDAVYRHNKDGRVYVVDLDTGRLLGMVQAAYNANVAADPAGRSFYVAETTWERGNRGKRHDMLVAYDPLTLLPTMDLDLSSRALITPKKPDLAVSADGHYIYVYDTSPTNSVHVVDAAKKTEIQTVDVPGCGLIFPWGPAGFTSVCGDGSLANVQLDAAGKPTLTHTASFFVPDRDPVYEHSPQVAAGGHVWFISYSGLVYDARLGAQTSVAAPWSIQAAAGLKPASDARAPFDIAWRPGGWQLAAVRARDSHLFILMHKGTFWTHKDPGTELWELDLPSHKLVRRIRLAKPSTMVGVTQDADSRIMLTDEAGDLNVLNGADGKPVRTIKALGDAIIFTVAPGE, encoded by the coding sequence ATGTCGGCTGATCGGCGTCGCGGTACGAATCGGGTCCCGGCCGCCCCCGTTACATCCCCGCGTCCGGGTGGACCATGTCGCAAAATTGCCGCCGCCCTCGCAGTCTCCTGCCTGCTCGGCGCCGCCGCGCCCCATGACGCCGCGCGGGCAGCCGACCCCATCCTGCAGACCGAGGAAAGCGACATCGTCAAGCTGTCGCCCGGCGGCCCGCACCGCGTCCTGATCGAGGACGCCGTCTATCGCCACAATAAGGACGGCCGGGTCTATGTCGTGGACCTCGATACCGGCAGGCTGCTGGGCATGGTCCAGGCGGCCTATAACGCCAATGTCGCGGCCGATCCGGCCGGCCGGTCGTTCTATGTCGCCGAAACGACGTGGGAGCGCGGCAATCGCGGCAAGCGCCACGACATGCTGGTGGCCTACGACCCGCTGACCCTGCTGCCCACGATGGATCTCGACCTGTCCAGCCGGGCGCTGATCACGCCGAAGAAGCCCGATCTGGCGGTCAGCGCGGACGGGCATTACATCTATGTCTACGACACCAGCCCGACCAATTCGGTCCATGTGGTGGACGCTGCGAAGAAGACGGAAATCCAGACCGTCGACGTTCCGGGCTGCGGCCTGATCTTCCCGTGGGGGCCCGCCGGTTTCACGTCGGTCTGCGGCGACGGCTCGCTCGCCAATGTTCAGCTCGACGCGGCGGGCAAGCCCACCCTGACCCATACGGCGTCCTTCTTCGTCCCGGATCGCGACCCGGTCTACGAACACAGCCCCCAGGTCGCGGCCGGCGGCCATGTCTGGTTCATCAGCTATAGCGGCCTGGTCTATGACGCCCGGCTCGGCGCCCAGACCAGCGTCGCCGCCCCGTGGTCCATCCAGGCGGCGGCGGGGCTGAAACCCGCATCCGATGCCCGCGCGCCGTTCGACATCGCCTGGCGTCCCGGCGGCTGGCAGTTGGCTGCCGTACGGGCACGCGATTCGCACCTGTTCATCCTGATGCACAAGGGCACGTTCTGGACCCACAAGGACCCGGGCACCGAATTGTGGGAACTCGACCTGCCGTCCCACAAGCTGGTGCGCCGCATCCGCCTGGCCAAGCCCAGCACGATGGTCGGCGTGACCCAGGATGCGGATTCGCGCATCATGCTGACGGACGAAGCCGGCGACCTGAATGTCCTGAACGGCGCCGACGGCAAGCCCGTCCGCACGATCAAGGCGCTGGGCGACGCCATCATCTTCACGGTGGCGCCCGGGGAATGA